In Microbispora sp. ZYX-F-249, one genomic interval encodes:
- a CDS encoding serine/threonine-protein kinase has product MPDASPLRPEDPRHLGDYRLTGRLGVGGQGVVFLGAAGAAGASGGPVAVKLLHARLDDASARRAFAREIEAVRRVAPFCTAQVLDADLDGDRPYIVSEYVDGPSLREHVRAAGPRTGGDLDRIAVGTATALAAIHRAGVVHRDFKPGNVLLGSDGLRVVDFGISRLADATATTGDPVGTPAYIAPEQLQGRPAGPAADMFCWALTLVYAASGRQAYTGETHAAVMARILYGAPDLGPLTGLLKDLVVACLAAEPADRPDAGQVLSALLGRAPGRPGPSVPGPPGPNPPVPTATGPYPAGPERTVPDREGPDREAPERTVAERTEPERTENDRTENDRTENDRTENDRTENERVAHGGTGGRRPGRARVVALAASIAAVAVLAALGVAWALTDHGPAHPDGTWTGVATHPSAGRVFPVEIRLAEPARMRWGADLHCSGRLTPAGGSDAVLVLTLDRVKGDACHPGKVTITWRGESAAGFEVTREGEEAARYSGSITRTN; this is encoded by the coding sequence ATGCCCGACGCATCCCCCCTGCGCCCGGAAGATCCCCGGCACCTCGGGGACTACCGCCTCACCGGCCGCCTCGGCGTAGGCGGCCAGGGAGTCGTCTTCCTCGGTGCGGCAGGCGCGGCAGGCGCGTCGGGCGGGCCGGTGGCCGTGAAGCTCCTGCACGCGCGGCTCGACGACGCCTCCGCCCGGCGCGCGTTCGCCCGGGAGATCGAGGCGGTGCGCCGGGTGGCGCCCTTCTGCACCGCACAGGTCCTCGACGCCGACCTGGACGGCGACCGGCCGTACATCGTGAGCGAGTACGTCGACGGCCCGTCCCTGCGGGAGCACGTGCGGGCGGCGGGCCCGCGGACGGGCGGGGACCTCGACCGCATCGCCGTGGGGACGGCCACCGCTCTGGCCGCGATCCACCGGGCGGGGGTCGTCCACCGCGACTTCAAGCCGGGCAACGTGCTCCTCGGCTCCGACGGGCTGCGGGTCGTCGACTTCGGCATCTCCCGCCTCGCCGACGCCACCGCGACGACGGGAGACCCGGTCGGCACCCCGGCCTACATCGCCCCCGAACAGCTTCAGGGGCGGCCCGCGGGGCCGGCGGCGGACATGTTCTGCTGGGCGCTCACGCTCGTCTACGCGGCGAGCGGCAGGCAGGCCTACACCGGCGAGACGCACGCGGCCGTGATGGCCCGCATCCTGTACGGCGCCCCGGACCTCGGGCCGCTCACCGGCCTGCTGAAAGACCTCGTCGTGGCGTGCCTGGCTGCGGAGCCGGCCGACCGGCCGGACGCGGGGCAGGTGCTGAGCGCCCTGCTCGGCCGGGCCCCGGGGCGACCGGGTCCTTCCGTGCCGGGTCCTCCGGGGCCGAATCCTCCCGTGCCCACTGCCACCGGGCCGTATCCGGCCGGACCCGAGCGGACGGTGCCCGACCGGGAGGGGCCCGACCGGGAGGCGCCCGAGCGGACGGTGGCTGAGCGGACCGAGCCCGAGCGGACGGAGAACGACCGGACGGAGAACGACCGGACGGAGAACGACCGGACGGAGAACGACCGGACGGAGAACGAGCGGGTGGCGCACGGCGGGACCGGCGGACGGCGTCCCGGGCGGGCGCGCGTGGTGGCACTGGCCGCCTCGATCGCGGCCGTCGCCGTCCTCGCCGCGCTGGGCGTCGCGTGGGCGCTGACGGACCACGGGCCCGCGCACCCGGACGGGACGTGGACAGGCGTCGCCACCCACCCCTCGGCCGGCCGGGTCTTCCCGGTCGAGATCCGTCTCGCCGAACCGGCGCGGATGCGGTGGGGCGCCGACCTGCACTGCTCCGGCCGCCTCACCCCCGCGGGCGGGTCGGACGCGGTGCTCGTGCTGACCCTCGACCGGGTGAAAGGCGACGCCTGTCATCCGGGAAAGGTCACGATCACATGGCGGGGCGAGAGCGCCGCCGGCTTCGAGGTGACGCGCGAAGGCGAAGAGGCCGCCCGCTATTCCGGATCCATTACCCGCACAAACTAA
- a CDS encoding amidohydrolase has protein sequence MATSSKLAAPDAAVPGSSDLAGQLAEFLRGHNDELIEFRRDVHAHPEIAFSEHRTTEKIAERLTDAGLTPHPLSRGTGLWVDLGRDEGPTVALRADIDALPMEDEKDVPYRSTNSNACHACGHDVHTAVVLGAGLFLASQADAGALPGRVRLIFQPAEEVAGGALEVMRDGGLNEVDRIFAVHCDPRLDVGHVGLRTGPITGSCDSLRIRVAGPGGHTARPHLTVDLVYALSKIVTELPAALSRRVDPRSSLSLVWGQISAGSVANAIPDVGVAQGTVRSLDEEAWHQAPDMVKTLLDSVAGAYGVDAEIDYRRGTPPTVNEATSIQMLHDAVNQIVGDGAAVPTPQSLGGEDFSWYLESVPGALARLGTRPVGAVDEVDLHRPQFDVDERAIGIGVKVLAATALTALWGGAR, from the coding sequence GTGGCCACCTCATCGAAGCTCGCAGCGCCGGACGCGGCCGTGCCGGGAAGTAGCGACCTGGCCGGGCAACTGGCGGAATTCCTTCGCGGGCACAACGATGAGCTGATCGAGTTCCGGCGCGACGTACACGCGCACCCGGAGATCGCCTTCAGCGAGCATCGCACGACCGAGAAGATCGCTGAGCGGCTGACGGACGCCGGGCTCACCCCGCACCCGCTGTCGCGCGGCACCGGCCTGTGGGTGGACCTCGGCCGGGACGAGGGCCCCACGGTCGCCCTGCGCGCGGACATCGACGCGCTGCCCATGGAGGACGAGAAGGACGTCCCCTACCGCTCCACGAACTCGAACGCGTGCCACGCCTGCGGTCACGACGTGCACACGGCGGTCGTCCTCGGCGCGGGGCTGTTCCTGGCGTCGCAGGCCGACGCGGGAGCCCTCCCCGGCCGGGTGCGGCTGATCTTCCAGCCCGCCGAGGAGGTCGCGGGCGGCGCACTGGAGGTCATGCGCGACGGCGGCCTGAACGAGGTCGACCGGATCTTCGCGGTGCACTGCGACCCGCGTCTCGACGTCGGTCACGTCGGCCTGCGGACCGGCCCGATCACCGGGTCCTGCGACAGCCTGCGCATCCGGGTCGCGGGTCCGGGCGGGCACACCGCCCGGCCGCACCTGACCGTGGACCTGGTCTACGCGCTCAGCAAGATCGTCACCGAGCTGCCGGCCGCGCTGTCGCGCCGCGTGGACCCCCGCTCCAGCCTCAGCCTCGTTTGGGGGCAGATCTCCGCGGGCTCGGTGGCCAACGCGATCCCGGACGTCGGGGTGGCCCAGGGCACGGTCAGGTCGCTCGACGAGGAGGCCTGGCACCAGGCCCCCGACATGGTCAAGACCCTGCTCGACTCGGTCGCGGGCGCGTACGGCGTGGACGCCGAGATCGACTACCGGCGCGGCACTCCGCCCACGGTGAACGAGGCCACCAGCATCCAGATGCTGCACGACGCGGTGAACCAGATCGTCGGCGACGGGGCGGCCGTGCCCACGCCGCAGAGCCTCGGCGGCGAGGACTTCTCCTGGTACCTCGAGTCGGTGCCCGGCGCGCTCGCCCGGCTGGGCACCCGGCCGGTGGGGGCCGTCGACGAGGTCGACCTCCACAGGCCGCAGTTCGACGTCGACGAGCGGGCGATCGGGATCGGCGTCAAGGTGCTCGCCGCCACGGCGCTGACCGCGCTGTGGGGCGGCGCCCGCTGA
- a CDS encoding glutamate--cysteine ligase yields MAIDFNPSRGATLGVEWELQLVDRHTRHLRQDAKEVLAAVPDLSEGQRPKAMHELMQSQIEIVTDVCHTVAEAVQDLKKSLERLTEAVEPRGMGLACTGTHAISDWRDAVYAPSQRYVELVEEMQWLAWRIQTFGVHVHVGVKERDKVIPIVNALAAYLPHFLALTSSSPYWGGQDTGLASSRAIVFGSLPTAGPPHLLADWAEFEEYMDTLLRAGTIRSIKEVWWDIRPHPDFGTIEIRMFDGIPTPREVGMVTALSQCLVQQFDQQLDRGYKLPHPAAWVVRDNKWRATRYGLDADVITDDHGSTAPVRDVLYELQRELEPVAERLGCVDELAVVTEVLEQGSSSERQRAILADGGTLQDVVDATLIELAEDRFVTSNPNREIGQSGS; encoded by the coding sequence TTGGCGATCGACTTCAATCCCTCGCGTGGCGCGACGCTCGGCGTGGAGTGGGAGCTTCAGCTCGTCGACAGGCACACGCGTCATCTCCGCCAGGACGCCAAAGAGGTGCTCGCCGCGGTGCCCGACCTCAGCGAGGGGCAGCGGCCCAAGGCCATGCACGAGCTCATGCAGTCGCAGATCGAGATCGTCACGGACGTCTGCCACACCGTGGCGGAGGCGGTGCAGGACCTGAAGAAGAGCCTCGAGCGGCTGACCGAGGCCGTCGAGCCGCGCGGCATGGGACTCGCCTGCACGGGGACCCACGCGATCAGCGACTGGCGTGACGCGGTCTACGCGCCCAGTCAGCGCTACGTGGAGCTGGTCGAGGAGATGCAGTGGCTCGCCTGGCGGATCCAGACGTTCGGCGTGCACGTCCACGTGGGGGTCAAGGAGCGGGACAAGGTCATCCCGATCGTCAACGCCCTCGCGGCGTACCTGCCGCACTTCCTCGCGCTCACCTCCTCCAGCCCCTACTGGGGCGGGCAGGACACCGGGCTGGCGTCGAGCCGGGCCATCGTCTTCGGCTCGCTGCCCACGGCCGGGCCGCCGCACCTGCTCGCGGACTGGGCCGAGTTCGAGGAGTACATGGACACACTGCTGCGGGCGGGTACGATCCGCAGCATCAAGGAGGTGTGGTGGGACATCCGGCCGCATCCCGACTTCGGCACCATCGAGATCAGGATGTTCGACGGGATCCCGACGCCGCGCGAGGTGGGCATGGTGACCGCGCTGTCCCAGTGCCTCGTGCAGCAGTTCGACCAGCAGCTCGACCGGGGGTACAAGCTGCCGCATCCGGCGGCGTGGGTGGTGCGCGACAACAAGTGGCGCGCCACGCGGTACGGCCTCGACGCGGACGTCATCACCGATGACCATGGCTCCACGGCGCCGGTGCGCGACGTATTGTATGAACTTCAGCGCGAACTCGAACCGGTCGCCGAGCGGCTCGGCTGCGTCGACGAACTGGCGGTCGTGACCGAGGTGCTGGAGCAGGGCAGCTCATCCGAGCGCCAGCGGGCGATCCTCGCCGACGGAGGGACCCTCCAGGACGTGGTCGACGCCACGCTCATCGAGCTCGCGGAGGACAGGTTCGTGACCTCGAACCCCAACCGCGAGATCGGACAATCGGGCAGCTGA
- a CDS encoding SCO4848 family membrane protein translates to MTRRVSVFLVALAAFMIFEWINLAFNLADGHETSFYVVHGVLVAVNILLALALGAVGVRGWMRGRA, encoded by the coding sequence ATGACGAGACGTGTATCGGTCTTTCTCGTGGCACTCGCCGCCTTCATGATCTTCGAATGGATCAACCTCGCCTTCAATCTCGCCGACGGGCATGAGACGTCCTTCTACGTCGTCCACGGCGTGCTCGTCGCGGTGAACATCCTCCTGGCACTGGCGCTCGGTGCCGTCGGCGTGCGGGGATGGATGAGGGGTAGGGCCTGA
- a CDS encoding D-alanyl-D-alanine carboxypeptidase gives MRTNHRVLAAVTTAGVLTTALLGAPPAAGAPAVPDLASRETGTAVAENGTGNGTVGGDLLAGHGIIAPAGVKAPPKTEASSYVIADAETGQVLAAKDPHGHYLPASTLKTLTAVTLIPKLDKNRKVKPSEEACNVEGSAVGIVPEPIYKIDDLMRALLMVSGNDAAVALAEANGGLKKTLADMNKEARRLQAYDTVAKTPNGLDQPGQRSSAYDLALIARAGLAMPDFREYVGTKVAKFPAPKDYLKKDKKKKRRDDAEASESPRPAYYEMANHNRLLGRYKGMLGVKNGWTSKALGSFVGAARRDGHTVIVAIMHHPGGFWEEVSKLLDWGFAARGKVTPVGELVAPVPDPKPSSSPLAVRPASPTPGTAGAARARGEDPASKGSGVATPLLIGGGALVVLAAGAYGLRRRRRTPGDAAG, from the coding sequence ATGCGGACGAACCATCGTGTCCTCGCCGCCGTGACGACGGCGGGGGTGCTGACGACGGCGCTGCTCGGCGCCCCTCCCGCCGCGGGCGCGCCGGCCGTGCCGGACCTGGCGTCGCGGGAGACCGGCACGGCCGTGGCGGAGAACGGCACGGGAAACGGCACCGTCGGCGGGGACCTGCTCGCCGGCCACGGGATCATCGCCCCCGCGGGCGTCAAGGCGCCGCCGAAGACCGAGGCCTCGTCGTACGTCATCGCCGACGCCGAGACCGGCCAGGTGCTCGCGGCCAAGGACCCGCACGGGCACTACCTGCCGGCGAGCACGCTCAAGACGCTGACGGCCGTCACGCTGATCCCCAAGCTCGACAAGAACCGCAAGGTCAAGCCGAGCGAGGAGGCCTGCAACGTGGAGGGCAGCGCCGTCGGCATCGTCCCCGAGCCGATCTACAAGATCGACGACCTCATGCGGGCGCTGCTCATGGTTTCCGGCAACGACGCGGCGGTCGCGCTCGCCGAGGCCAACGGCGGCCTGAAGAAGACGCTCGCCGACATGAACAAGGAGGCCCGCAGGCTCCAGGCGTACGACACGGTGGCCAAGACGCCGAACGGCCTGGACCAGCCGGGCCAGCGCAGCTCGGCCTACGACCTCGCGCTGATCGCCCGGGCCGGGCTGGCGATGCCGGACTTCCGCGAGTACGTCGGCACGAAGGTCGCCAAGTTCCCCGCGCCCAAGGACTACCTCAAGAAGGACAAGAAGAAGAAGCGCCGCGACGACGCCGAGGCCAGCGAGTCCCCCCGGCCCGCCTACTACGAGATGGCCAACCACAACAGGCTGCTGGGGCGCTACAAGGGCATGCTCGGCGTCAAGAACGGCTGGACGTCCAAGGCCCTGGGCAGCTTCGTGGGCGCGGCCAGGCGCGACGGCCACACCGTCATCGTCGCGATCATGCATCACCCCGGCGGCTTCTGGGAGGAGGTCTCCAAGCTGCTCGACTGGGGCTTCGCCGCGAGGGGCAAGGTGACCCCGGTGGGCGAGCTGGTCGCGCCCGTGCCCGACCCCAAGCCCTCGTCCTCCCCCCTGGCCGTACGGCCCGCCTCTCCGACGCCGGGGACCGCGGGCGCGGCCCGGGCACGCGGCGAGGACCCCGCGTCGAAGGGTTCCGGCGTGGCCACTCCCCTGCTGATCGGCGGCGGCGCCCTCGTGGTCCTCGCCGCCGGCGCGTACGGCCTGCGCCGGCGCCGCAGGACGCCCGGCGACGCGGCCGGCTGA
- a CDS encoding SDR family oxidoreductase → MRTPTTAGPGRVWFITGAGRGLGRAFARAALETGDRVVAATRTVAPLGDLAAAYEDRLLVLPLDVTDRAAVFAAVARATERFGRLDVVVNNAGVLSMGMVEEFTEAEARAQMETNFFGALWVGQAVLPCLRAQGSGHIVQISSIGALGGFPTTGLYSASKFALEGMSEALAMEAAQFGVKLTIVEPGGYWTGLYAGMTTATPLPDYAPLRAELEKQWAEGSVDSDPRLAAAAVLKLVGSDDPPLRLLLGGTAYDLAFDVSRRRMETWARWEEVSRAAEHAIPAPPDL, encoded by the coding sequence ATGCGTACGCCGACGACCGCAGGTCCGGGACGGGTCTGGTTCATCACCGGGGCGGGGCGGGGCCTCGGCCGCGCCTTCGCCCGGGCCGCGCTGGAGACCGGGGACCGGGTGGTCGCCGCGACCAGGACCGTGGCACCGCTGGGGGACCTGGCCGCCGCATACGAGGACAGGCTGCTCGTGCTCCCGCTGGACGTCACCGACCGCGCCGCGGTCTTCGCCGCGGTCGCCCGGGCGACCGAGCGCTTCGGCCGGCTCGACGTCGTGGTCAACAACGCCGGCGTCCTGTCCATGGGAATGGTCGAGGAGTTCACCGAGGCCGAGGCCCGGGCGCAGATGGAGACGAACTTCTTCGGCGCGCTGTGGGTCGGTCAGGCCGTCCTGCCCTGCCTGCGCGCCCAGGGGTCCGGGCACATCGTGCAGATCTCCAGCATCGGGGCGCTCGGCGGCTTCCCCACCACGGGGCTGTACAGCGCGAGCAAGTTCGCCCTGGAGGGCATGAGCGAGGCGCTGGCGATGGAGGCCGCGCAGTTCGGGGTCAAGCTCACCATCGTCGAGCCCGGCGGCTACTGGACCGGCCTGTACGCCGGCATGACCACGGCCACGCCGCTGCCGGACTACGCCCCTCTGCGGGCCGAGCTGGAGAAACAGTGGGCCGAGGGGTCGGTGGACAGCGATCCCCGGCTGGCCGCCGCGGCCGTGCTGAAGCTCGTCGGCAGTGACGACCCCCCGCTGCGGCTGCTGCTGGGCGGCACGGCCTACGACCTGGCCTTCGACGTCTCACGCCGCCGCATGGAGACGTGGGCCCGCTGGGAGGAGGTCAGCCGCGCCGCCGAGCACGCCATCCCCGCCCCTCCCGATCTCTAG
- a CDS encoding TetR/AcrR family transcriptional regulator: MTAQHGTAPGTRRRSEASRRAILTAAFELVGEVGYAKLSIEGIAARAGVGKQTIYRWWPSKGAVLFDAFLMLSEGEDDSAALPDTGDLEADLKTVLRATVAELNDPRYDEPMRALTTEILHDPALAAAYAERLDRPMKELKKQRLRSAQRAGQLSRDLDLDVAVEMLWGPLLNRWLQRGGPLTPEYADSVVETALDGLRPR, from the coding sequence ATGACGGCACAGCACGGCACGGCCCCCGGCACCAGACGCCGCAGCGAGGCCTCGCGGCGGGCCATCCTCACCGCGGCGTTCGAACTCGTCGGCGAGGTCGGTTACGCGAAGCTGAGCATCGAGGGGATCGCCGCCCGGGCCGGGGTCGGCAAGCAGACCATCTACCGATGGTGGCCCTCCAAGGGCGCGGTGCTCTTCGACGCGTTCCTCATGCTCTCCGAGGGGGAGGACGACTCGGCGGCCCTGCCCGACACCGGCGACCTGGAAGCCGACCTGAAGACGGTCCTGCGCGCCACCGTGGCCGAGCTGAACGACCCGCGCTACGACGAGCCGATGCGCGCGCTCACCACCGAGATCCTGCACGACCCCGCGCTCGCCGCGGCCTATGCCGAACGGCTCGACCGGCCGATGAAGGAGCTGAAGAAACAGCGGCTGCGCAGCGCGCAACGGGCCGGGCAGCTGTCCCGCGACCTCGACCTGGACGTCGCCGTCGAGATGCTGTGGGGACCGCTGCTCAACCGGTGGCTCCAGCGCGGCGGCCCGCTCACCCCCGAGTACGCCGACAGCGTCGTGGAGACCGCGCTCGACGGGTTGCGTCCGCGCTGA
- a CDS encoding YihY/virulence factor BrkB family protein, with protein sequence MGMALVDQVTRRVDAVRAWGRMRIERDRIRFPWLDHLIRTVQRYQVQSGDRLAGAITYFAFLSFFPVIALAFALFGYVVTVRPDALATLTEAINSQLPGLADQLHIDQLAGARARAGIIGLLGLLYAGLGAMDALRGALRTVWMTCEPPLNYFLGKLRDLVALVLMGLVMLISVIVSGFATGATSTVAGWLGLGSSPLAGAGVWIAGIAASLLADLLLFLVILGWVAKPSQPFLVVLKGALLGAAGFGVLKQLAALILAATLRNPVYGTFAVVVGLLLWINLSARVILYAAAWTATATLGPPPEPTPLPSPAITPTAGPA encoded by the coding sequence ATGGGGATGGCGTTGGTCGACCAGGTCACGCGGCGCGTCGACGCGGTCCGCGCGTGGGGCCGGATGCGGATCGAGCGTGACCGGATCCGCTTCCCCTGGCTCGACCACCTCATCCGGACCGTGCAGCGTTACCAGGTGCAGTCGGGGGACCGGCTGGCGGGCGCGATCACCTACTTCGCGTTCCTGTCGTTCTTCCCCGTGATCGCGCTGGCGTTCGCCCTGTTCGGGTACGTCGTGACGGTCCGCCCGGACGCGCTCGCCACGCTCACCGAGGCGATCAACAGCCAGCTTCCCGGGCTCGCGGATCAGCTCCACATCGACCAGCTCGCCGGGGCCCGGGCCCGGGCCGGGATCATCGGCCTGCTCGGCCTGCTGTACGCCGGGCTGGGCGCCATGGACGCGCTGCGCGGGGCCCTGCGCACCGTCTGGATGACCTGCGAGCCGCCGCTCAACTACTTCCTGGGCAAGCTCCGCGACCTCGTCGCGCTCGTGCTCATGGGCCTCGTCATGCTGATCTCGGTGATCGTGAGCGGGTTCGCCACCGGGGCCACGAGCACGGTCGCCGGGTGGCTGGGCCTGGGCTCCTCGCCGCTGGCCGGCGCCGGGGTCTGGATCGCCGGGATCGCCGCGAGCCTCCTCGCCGACCTGCTGCTCTTCCTGGTCATCCTCGGCTGGGTGGCCAAGCCGTCGCAGCCGTTCCTCGTCGTGCTCAAGGGCGCGCTGCTGGGCGCGGCCGGCTTCGGGGTGCTCAAGCAGCTCGCGGCGCTGATCCTGGCCGCCACCCTGCGCAACCCGGTGTACGGCACGTTCGCGGTCGTCGTGGGGCTGCTGCTGTGGATCAACCTGTCGGCCCGGGTCATCCTCTACGCCGCCGCGTGGACGGCGACGGCCACGCTCGGCCCGCCGCCCGAGCCGACTCCGCTTCCTTCGCCCGCGATCACGCCCACCGCCGGTCCCGCCTGA
- the trpS gene encoding tryptophan--tRNA ligase, with the protein MALARVLSGIQPTADSFHLGNYLGAIRQYVALQDTHEAFFFIADLHALTVAPKPEELRRRTRIAAAQLFGAGLDPERAAVFAQSHVREHSELAWYLICQTGMGEAGRMTQFKDKSARYGESSASVGLFTYPILQAADILIYQADQVPVGVDQKQHLELSRDLAQRFNSRYGQTFKVPSPYILKEVEKITDLQDPTAKMSKSSSSPQGILDVLEEPNVLRKKVMRAVTDTGSEVVADEENKPGVTNLLRILSALTGTPIPELETRFAGQGYGAFKKEVAEAVIETFSPIRERTEKLLADEAELDRLLVAGAARARAVARETMEQVRERLGLLPAPHFE; encoded by the coding sequence ATGGCTCTCGCTCGCGTCCTGTCCGGTATCCAGCCCACCGCAGACTCGTTCCACCTGGGCAACTATCTCGGCGCCATCCGCCAGTACGTCGCGCTGCAGGACACCCATGAGGCCTTCTTCTTCATCGCCGACCTGCACGCGCTGACCGTCGCGCCCAAGCCCGAGGAGCTGCGCCGGCGCACCAGGATCGCCGCCGCCCAGCTGTTCGGCGCGGGGCTCGACCCGGAGCGCGCCGCGGTCTTCGCGCAGAGCCACGTGCGCGAGCACAGCGAGCTCGCCTGGTACCTGATCTGCCAGACCGGCATGGGCGAGGCCGGGCGGATGACGCAGTTCAAGGACAAGTCCGCGCGGTACGGCGAGAGCTCCGCCAGCGTCGGCCTGTTCACCTACCCCATCCTCCAGGCGGCCGACATCCTGATCTACCAGGCCGACCAGGTGCCGGTCGGGGTGGACCAGAAGCAGCACCTGGAGCTCAGCCGCGACCTCGCGCAGCGCTTCAACAGCCGCTACGGCCAGACGTTCAAGGTGCCGAGCCCGTACATCCTCAAGGAGGTCGAGAAGATCACCGACCTCCAGGACCCGACCGCGAAGATGTCCAAGTCGTCGTCGAGCCCGCAGGGCATCCTCGACGTGCTCGAGGAGCCGAACGTCCTGCGCAAGAAGGTCATGCGCGCGGTGACCGACACCGGCAGCGAGGTCGTGGCCGACGAGGAGAACAAGCCGGGCGTCACCAATCTGCTGCGGATCCTGTCCGCGCTGACCGGCACGCCGATCCCCGAGCTGGAGACGCGGTTCGCCGGGCAGGGATACGGCGCCTTCAAGAAGGAGGTCGCCGAGGCCGTCATCGAGACGTTCTCCCCGATCCGGGAGCGTACGGAGAAGCTGCTGGCCGACGAGGCCGAGCTCGACCGGCTGCTGGTCGCGGGCGCCGCCCGTGCCCGCGCGGTGGCCCGCGAGACGATGGAGCAGGTCCGCGAGCGCCTCGGCCTTCTCCCCGCGCCGCACTTCGAGTAG
- a CDS encoding RNA polymerase sigma factor, whose product MPLSTTLSDAALIERSWRDPEDFAVLFDRHAGHIHRYVARRLGDDTADDVVSETFLAAFRQRRDYDTARPEALPWLYGIATNLIRRHQRAETHRYKAYAKVGVLPDADDAADHALDRASAHAVRRPLARALASLKARDRDVLLLVAWADLTYEEVAGALSIPIGTVRSRLNRARATVRDALGSIDPTTEQTS is encoded by the coding sequence ATGCCGCTCAGTACGACCCTGTCTGACGCCGCCCTCATCGAACGGTCGTGGCGAGATCCCGAGGATTTCGCCGTGCTGTTCGACCGGCATGCGGGACACATCCACCGTTATGTGGCCCGCCGGCTCGGCGACGACACGGCCGACGACGTCGTCTCCGAGACGTTCCTCGCCGCGTTCAGGCAGCGCCGCGACTACGACACCGCACGTCCGGAGGCCCTCCCCTGGTTGTACGGCATCGCGACCAACCTCATCCGCCGGCATCAACGCGCCGAGACACACCGCTACAAGGCGTACGCGAAGGTGGGCGTCCTTCCCGATGCGGACGACGCCGCGGATCACGCTCTCGATCGGGCGAGCGCGCATGCCGTACGCCGGCCTCTCGCCCGGGCCCTCGCCTCGCTGAAGGCCCGCGACCGTGACGTGCTCTTACTCGTGGCCTGGGCCGATCTCACCTACGAGGAGGTCGCGGGCGCCCTGTCCATCCCGATCGGAACAGTCCGTTCCCGCCTCAATCGCGCGCGGGCCACCGTCCGCGACGCCCTCGGCAGCATCGACCCCACGACGGAGCAGACCTCATGA
- a CDS encoding CU044_5270 family protein — translation MNELTDLTELRDLFADKPHPTADRLAPARTALLAEARAKRRPRARAAGLRRLMPAGGLVAAMAAGTIAVQTLTPSAPASAAEVLRLAAEAATAVSWPEPRDDQYLHYELIAYTRSEDGVPNVGPRHITGEVWASVDGSRPGLLWHKPARSSPRGDEYKELLTRCPFQHGRTYADLRGWPTDQERLRHKLAERGDEMVLGKDAATRTWYGAVSILGSPVPPKLQAAVFEITATLPGIEMEELKDATGKSGIAVTRADDRGRESLIFDKTSYAFLGGQELAPGRGRELWSVTRPRITDVLPAWSASVRRRGCA, via the coding sequence ATGAACGAGCTGACCGACCTGACCGAGCTCCGTGACCTGTTCGCCGACAAGCCGCACCCCACGGCGGACCGTCTCGCTCCCGCCCGTACCGCCCTCCTGGCCGAAGCCCGCGCGAAGCGGCGGCCTCGGGCCCGCGCGGCCGGTCTGCGGCGTCTGATGCCGGCAGGCGGCCTGGTCGCGGCGATGGCAGCGGGAACGATCGCCGTCCAGACGCTCACCCCGTCCGCGCCCGCGAGCGCCGCCGAGGTCCTGAGACTGGCGGCCGAGGCCGCGACCGCCGTCTCATGGCCGGAACCCCGGGACGACCAGTACCTCCACTACGAGCTGATCGCGTATACGCGCAGCGAGGACGGGGTGCCCAACGTCGGTCCGCGCCACATCACGGGCGAGGTCTGGGCATCCGTCGACGGCTCCCGCCCGGGACTCCTGTGGCACAAGCCGGCGAGGTCCAGCCCCCGGGGCGACGAGTACAAGGAACTCCTGACCCGGTGCCCCTTCCAGCACGGCCGAACCTACGCCGACCTCCGCGGGTGGCCGACCGACCAGGAGCGGCTCCGGCACAAGCTGGCCGAACGCGGTGACGAGATGGTCCTCGGCAAGGACGCCGCGACCCGCACCTGGTACGGCGCCGTCAGCATCCTCGGCAGCCCGGTCCCGCCCAAGCTGCAGGCGGCCGTCTTCGAGATCACCGCGACCCTGCCGGGCATCGAGATGGAAGAACTGAAGGACGCCACCGGCAAATCGGGCATCGCCGTGACCCGAGCGGACGACCGGGGCCGCGAATCGCTCATCTTCGACAAGACCTCTTATGCCTTCCTCGGAGGCCAGGAACTCGCGCCGGGGCGAGGGCGCGAACTCTGGTCCGTGACCCGTCCGCGGATCACCGACGTACTCCCGGCCTGGTCCGCTTCGGTGAGGCGGAGAGGGTGCGCCTGA